In Streptomyces sp. NBC_00433, a single genomic region encodes these proteins:
- a CDS encoding D-alanyl-D-alanine carboxypeptidase: MFRKQHDQKQQRQQTGRSRRRGWGGAVAAAVAAGLTTGAAAPVAPQGGGLGPGITAIMSKPAYQHAPWGWLELDDKGRVVSSRYPDQFFIPGSTAKLVTVSGAWHTLGSDHRFTTPVQAVGRRDGSVLNGNLVLVGQGDLTMGGRTAPDGTVSYTPIDHTYADDVPGATLTPEDPLAGIDRIARQVRGSGITRVNGDLAVDQRLFTSFSGLDPTPTPLVVNDNVIDLLTTPTAPGQPAKLGWRPQVAPYRVTSTVRTVAAGGTTDIEVSASPDGTRISLSGTIAAGARPALRVSACSSSGPQAGTAADRPIRLDRGSGRCT; encoded by the coding sequence GTGTTCCGCAAACAGCACGACCAGAAGCAGCAGAGGCAGCAGACCGGCCGCAGCCGCCGGCGTGGCTGGGGCGGCGCCGTCGCGGCCGCCGTCGCCGCGGGGCTGACCACGGGGGCCGCAGCACCGGTGGCTCCGCAAGGCGGCGGCCTCGGACCCGGCATCACCGCGATCATGTCCAAGCCGGCCTACCAGCACGCCCCGTGGGGGTGGCTGGAGCTCGACGACAAGGGACGGGTCGTCTCCTCCCGGTATCCCGACCAGTTCTTCATCCCCGGCTCGACGGCCAAGCTGGTCACCGTGTCGGGCGCCTGGCACACGCTCGGCAGCGACCACCGGTTCACCACGCCCGTGCAGGCGGTCGGCCGCCGCGACGGGTCGGTGCTGAACGGGAATCTCGTGCTGGTCGGGCAGGGCGACCTCACCATGGGCGGCAGGACCGCGCCCGACGGGACGGTGTCGTACACGCCGATCGACCACACCTACGCCGACGACGTGCCCGGGGCGACGCTCACCCCGGAGGACCCGCTCGCCGGGATCGACCGGATCGCGCGCCAGGTACGCGGCTCCGGCATCACCCGGGTGAACGGCGACCTGGCCGTCGACCAGCGGCTGTTCACCTCCTTCTCCGGGCTCGACCCGACGCCGACGCCGCTGGTCGTCAACGACAACGTCATCGACCTGCTGACCACCCCGACCGCCCCCGGGCAGCCCGCGAAGCTCGGCTGGCGCCCGCAGGTCGCGCCCTACCGGGTCACGTCGACCGTGCGGACGGTCGCCGCGGGCGGGACCACCGACATCGAGGTGTCGGCGTCGCCGGACGGGACCCGGATCAGCCTGTCGGGCACGATCGCGGCCGGCGCGCGGCCCGCGCTGCGGGTCTCGGCCTGCTCCAGCAGCGGGCCGCAGGCCGGCACCGCCGCTGACCGCCCCATCCGGCTCGACAGAGGAAGTGGACGATGCACGTGA